One part of the Gadus macrocephalus chromosome 8, ASM3116895v1 genome encodes these proteins:
- the si:ch211-227n13.3 gene encoding uncharacterized protein si:ch211-227n13.3 isoform X2: MTAKIIALNLTLEYCLSRAGRMHSERSSNRKREGRRATGNTSAWESVIQPGRWRDKRTSSAVLIDSDKDKDLIELINDQSDMELAAATEMPLVDAAVLVNGGYGETESPTKGLNSGHDSSNCSMDALCSGPSSPKEDPDVGRSYAQGLCLCCQTLLKRATHSWPLKAKLLETDPKSLSCDQWVLKKRWKSSGRPVLKSKLQGCLKRIQRSRSDVYNVMQGQPACSRAHTFLQRNLRRCTKASARRGRKRKRTSRRMEKTTTMGKRARCDPHQKEPSPTAPHGQSVDNSSPLDSLSEEEDAEAQDSAHSSLEAVPSLVAIDFTVDQKAGASKGGPAKRGGFKDLLIQLRGNSSKIVRETDHH, encoded by the exons ATGACCGCGAAAATAATCGCTTTGAAT TTAACCCTTGAGTATTGCTTGAGTCGGGCGGGCCGCATGCATTCCGAACGCTCATCCaataggaagagggagggacggcGGGCGACTGGGAATACCAGCGCCTGGGAGAGTGTCATTCAGCCTGGCCGCTGGAGGGACAAACGAACGTCATCAGCGGTGTTGATCGACAGCGACAAGGATAAAGATCTCATCGAGCTCATCAATGATCAGTCGGACATGGAGCTGGCAGCCGCCACAGAAATGCCTTTAGTTGATGCGGCGGTGTTGGTGAACGGTGGCTACGGAGAGACAGAGTCCCCAACCAAAGGTCTAAACTCTGGGCATGACTCTTCTAACTGCTCAATGGACGCCCTGTGCTCGGGCCCCTCCTCTCCTAAGGAGGACCCCGATGTGGGGCGAAGCTACGCCCAGGGCCTGTGTCTCTGCTGCCAGACGCTGTTGAAGAGGGCAACACACAGCTGGCCTTTAAAGGCCAAGCTGCTGGAAACTG ACCCAAAATCCTTATCCTGTGACCAGTGGGTGTTGAAGAAGAGGTGGAAATCGAGTGGGCGGCCGGTTCTCAAGAG TAAGCTTCAGGGTTGCTTGAAGCGGATTCAGAGAAGTCGGAGCGATGTTTACAACGTCATGCAAGGCCAGCCGGCCTGCTCCAGAGCACACACTTTTCTACAGAG GAACCTGAGACGCTGCACCAAGGCGTCagccaggagggggaggaagaggaagcgcaCGAGTAGAAGGATGGAGAAGACGACAACGATGGGGAAGAGGGCCAGGTGCGACCCCCACCAAAAAGAGCCTAGCCCAACCGCTCCCCATGGTCAGAGCGTCGACAACTCGTCGCCTCTCGATAGtctgagcgaggaggaggatgctGAGGCGCAGGACTCCGCCCACAGCTCCCTGGAGGCGGTCCCCTCCCTGGTCGCCATAGATTTCACGGTCGACCAGAAAGCGGGAGCCAGTAAGGGTGGTCCAGCAAAGAGGGGCGGCTTTAAGGACCTGTTGATTCAGTTGCGGGGTAACAGCAGCAAGATAGTGCGAGAAACAGATCACCATTGA
- the si:ch211-227n13.3 gene encoding uncharacterized protein si:ch211-227n13.3 isoform X1, whose protein sequence is MVKHITKRLIYERIETIYRSASDREVEAQSCFKLTLEYCLSRAGRMHSERSSNRKREGRRATGNTSAWESVIQPGRWRDKRTSSAVLIDSDKDKDLIELINDQSDMELAAATEMPLVDAAVLVNGGYGETESPTKGLNSGHDSSNCSMDALCSGPSSPKEDPDVGRSYAQGLCLCCQTLLKRATHSWPLKAKLLETDPKSLSCDQWVLKKRWKSSGRPVLKSKLQGCLKRIQRSRSDVYNVMQGQPACSRAHTFLQRNLRRCTKASARRGRKRKRTSRRMEKTTTMGKRARCDPHQKEPSPTAPHGQSVDNSSPLDSLSEEEDAEAQDSAHSSLEAVPSLVAIDFTVDQKAGASKGGPAKRGGFKDLLIQLRGNSSKIVRETDHH, encoded by the exons ATGGTAAAACACATTACAAAACGCCTGATCTATGAAAGAATCGAGACCAT TTACAGATCTGCAAGTGACAGGGAGGTCGAGGCACAGAGCTGCTTCAAG TTAACCCTTGAGTATTGCTTGAGTCGGGCGGGCCGCATGCATTCCGAACGCTCATCCaataggaagagggagggacggcGGGCGACTGGGAATACCAGCGCCTGGGAGAGTGTCATTCAGCCTGGCCGCTGGAGGGACAAACGAACGTCATCAGCGGTGTTGATCGACAGCGACAAGGATAAAGATCTCATCGAGCTCATCAATGATCAGTCGGACATGGAGCTGGCAGCCGCCACAGAAATGCCTTTAGTTGATGCGGCGGTGTTGGTGAACGGTGGCTACGGAGAGACAGAGTCCCCAACCAAAGGTCTAAACTCTGGGCATGACTCTTCTAACTGCTCAATGGACGCCCTGTGCTCGGGCCCCTCCTCTCCTAAGGAGGACCCCGATGTGGGGCGAAGCTACGCCCAGGGCCTGTGTCTCTGCTGCCAGACGCTGTTGAAGAGGGCAACACACAGCTGGCCTTTAAAGGCCAAGCTGCTGGAAACTG ACCCAAAATCCTTATCCTGTGACCAGTGGGTGTTGAAGAAGAGGTGGAAATCGAGTGGGCGGCCGGTTCTCAAGAG TAAGCTTCAGGGTTGCTTGAAGCGGATTCAGAGAAGTCGGAGCGATGTTTACAACGTCATGCAAGGCCAGCCGGCCTGCTCCAGAGCACACACTTTTCTACAGAG GAACCTGAGACGCTGCACCAAGGCGTCagccaggagggggaggaagaggaagcgcaCGAGTAGAAGGATGGAGAAGACGACAACGATGGGGAAGAGGGCCAGGTGCGACCCCCACCAAAAAGAGCCTAGCCCAACCGCTCCCCATGGTCAGAGCGTCGACAACTCGTCGCCTCTCGATAGtctgagcgaggaggaggatgctGAGGCGCAGGACTCCGCCCACAGCTCCCTGGAGGCGGTCCCCTCCCTGGTCGCCATAGATTTCACGGTCGACCAGAAAGCGGGAGCCAGTAAGGGTGGTCCAGCAAAGAGGGGCGGCTTTAAGGACCTGTTGATTCAGTTGCGGGGTAACAGCAGCAAGATAGTGCGAGAAACAGATCACCATTGA
- the LOC132463032 gene encoding UDP-glucuronosyltransferase 1A5-like produces the protein MHKTMFLFLLLSIGVEAKEDTAEDSWHVPGQSTVGEDISLDSGSNSQSGRSSADFSGHLLVVPFDGSHWIGIKAIAQEIGRRGHRVTVLMPEITMRMGPGEHFDTVTYPVPYGKKDVEELMATHTEVMRSAHQTLMERVNAKITQIQKITEILHSTAESLLFNDSLISTLQQQRFDAVLTDPMVPTGSLLARKLGLPTLNLLRGIPCGLDWQSMACPSPPSYVPRMLTGFTDRMTFKQRVINTLLSAWEPLMCRLLFWHFDTIAQRFLGEDVGIAEVVSESDIWLQRIDFSLEYPRPLMPNVVLVGGINCDVKSPLPEEMEPWVSTEHGFVVFTLGSMVSSLPEEITAVFIEAFRRIPQKVIWRHTGPVPDNLPENVKIMKWVPQNDLLAHAGARAFITHSGSHGIYEGLCHAVPMVMVPLGGDQPDNAQRMASRGAGVVLDITTVTVDDLLNGLDEVINNTRYKDNLKKLSAVHKDRPMDPLALSVYWTEYVMRHKGARHLRPAAHDLNWFQYHSLDVITFLMTAVMLVAIVTFKCISLCLRRVMRKKKQE, from the exons ATGCATAAAACAATGTTTCTATTCTTGCTGTTGAGCATCGGCGTGGAGGCCAAGGAGGACACAGCTGAAGATTCTTGGCATGTTCCTGGTCAAAGCACAGTCGGAGAGGATATCAGCCTAGATTCTGGCTCCAATTCTCAGAGTGGAAGAAGTTCCGCAGACTTCTCCGGTCACCTGCTTGTGGTCCCTTTTGACGGAAGCCACTGGATTGGCATTAAGGCGATCGCCCAGGAAATCGGTCGTCGTGGTCACCGAGTGACGGTCTTGATGCCTGAGATCACAATGCGGATGGGTCCGGGGGAGCATTTCGACACCGTAACATACCCCGTGCCCTACGGGAAGAAGGATGTCGAAGAATTGATGGCAACACACACGGAGGTGATGCGCAGCGCCCATCAAACTTTAATGGAGAGGGTAAACGCTAAAATTACACAGATTCAGAAAATTACGGAGATCCTTCACTCGACTGCAGAAAGCCTACTGTTCAACGACAGCTTGATATCAACGCTACAGCAACAG CGATTCGATGCTGTCTTGACCGACCCTATGGTGCCTACTGGCTCTCTTCTAGCGAGAAAACTGG GACTCCCCACCCTCAATTTGCTGAGAGGGATACCGTGCGGGCTGGACTGGCAGTCCATGGCCTGCCCATCACCTCCGTCCTACGTCCCTCGCATGTTAACTGGATTTACAGATCGAATGACCTTTAAACAGAGAGTCATTAACACTTTG CTGAGTGCGTGGGAGCCATTGATGTGTCGACTCCTGTTCTGGCACTTTGACACTATAGCCCAGCGATTCCTGGGCGAGGATGTGGGAATAGCAGAGGTGGTTTCTGAGTCTGATATCTGGTTGCAGAG GATTGACTTTTCATTGGAGTACCCTCGTCCGTTGATGCCCAACGTGGTGCTGGTGGGCGGGATCAATTGTGATGTGAAGAGCCCCCTGCCGGAG GAAATGGAGCCGTGGGTTTCTACAGAACATGGATTTGTAGTTTTCACCCTTGGCAGCATGGTGTCAAGTCTGCCAGAGGAGATAACCGCCGTCTTTATAGAAGCCTTCAGAAGAATCCCACAAAAG GTGATATGGCGGCACACTGGTCCCGTTCCTGACAATCTCCCAGAAAACGTGAAGATTATGAAGTGGGTGCCACAGAATGACCTGCTAG CGCACGCTGGGGCCCGCGCTTTCATCACACATAGTGGCTCTCACGGTATCTATGAGGGCCTATGTCACGCGGTTCCCATGGTGATGGTGCCGCTGGGAGGGGACCAGCCTGACAACGCCCAGCGCATGGCCAGCAGGGGAGCCGGCGTGGTCCTGGACATCACCACCGTCACTGTGGATGACCTCCTGAACGGACTGGATGAGGTCATCAACAACACCAG GTACAAGGATAATTTAAAGAAGCTCTCAGCAGTCCATAAAGATCGTCCTATGGACCCCTTGGCCCTGTCAGTCTACTGGACAGAATATGTGATGAGACACAAAGGCGCTCGCCATCTCAGGCCTGCtgcccatgacctcaactggtTCCAGTATCACAGCTTGGATGTGATTACGTTTCTGATGACAGCAGTGATGCTTGTCGCCATTGTAACATTTAAATGCATTTCTTTATGCCTTAGAAGAGTGATGAGAAAGAAAAAGCAGGAATGA
- the ndufb3 gene encoding NADH dehydrogenase [ubiquinone] 1 beta subcomplex subunit 3, with product MGGDHGHNKMSMPDWRQWKTDGTPLEFTQQRLAARGLKDPWARNEAWRYSGGFARAVTLSEVLLRGFKWGFAAFTVALAVEYALSPPKKSDH from the exons ATGGGAGGTGACCACGGCCATAACAAGATGTCCATGCCGGACTGGCGTCAGTGGAAGACCGACGGGACGCCCCTGGAGTTCACGCAGCAGAGGCTCGCTGCCAGGGGGCTGAAGGATCCCTGGGCACG TAACGAGGCATGGAGGTACTCCGGGGGCTTCGCTCGTGCGGTGACCCTGTCGGAAGTTCTGCTGAGAGGATTCAAGTGGGGCTTCGCTGCTTTTACTGTGGCTCTGGCCGTTGAATACGCGCTTTCCCCACCGAAGAAAAGTGACCACTGA
- the si:ch211-227n13.3 gene encoding uncharacterized protein si:ch211-227n13.3 isoform X3: MHSERSSNRKREGRRATGNTSAWESVIQPGRWRDKRTSSAVLIDSDKDKDLIELINDQSDMELAAATEMPLVDAAVLVNGGYGETESPTKGLNSGHDSSNCSMDALCSGPSSPKEDPDVGRSYAQGLCLCCQTLLKRATHSWPLKAKLLETDPKSLSCDQWVLKKRWKSSGRPVLKSKLQGCLKRIQRSRSDVYNVMQGQPACSRAHTFLQRNLRRCTKASARRGRKRKRTSRRMEKTTTMGKRARCDPHQKEPSPTAPHGQSVDNSSPLDSLSEEEDAEAQDSAHSSLEAVPSLVAIDFTVDQKAGASKGGPAKRGGFKDLLIQLRGNSSKIVRETDHH, from the exons ATGCATTCCGAACGCTCATCCaataggaagagggagggacggcGGGCGACTGGGAATACCAGCGCCTGGGAGAGTGTCATTCAGCCTGGCCGCTGGAGGGACAAACGAACGTCATCAGCGGTGTTGATCGACAGCGACAAGGATAAAGATCTCATCGAGCTCATCAATGATCAGTCGGACATGGAGCTGGCAGCCGCCACAGAAATGCCTTTAGTTGATGCGGCGGTGTTGGTGAACGGTGGCTACGGAGAGACAGAGTCCCCAACCAAAGGTCTAAACTCTGGGCATGACTCTTCTAACTGCTCAATGGACGCCCTGTGCTCGGGCCCCTCCTCTCCTAAGGAGGACCCCGATGTGGGGCGAAGCTACGCCCAGGGCCTGTGTCTCTGCTGCCAGACGCTGTTGAAGAGGGCAACACACAGCTGGCCTTTAAAGGCCAAGCTGCTGGAAACTG ACCCAAAATCCTTATCCTGTGACCAGTGGGTGTTGAAGAAGAGGTGGAAATCGAGTGGGCGGCCGGTTCTCAAGAG TAAGCTTCAGGGTTGCTTGAAGCGGATTCAGAGAAGTCGGAGCGATGTTTACAACGTCATGCAAGGCCAGCCGGCCTGCTCCAGAGCACACACTTTTCTACAGAG GAACCTGAGACGCTGCACCAAGGCGTCagccaggagggggaggaagaggaagcgcaCGAGTAGAAGGATGGAGAAGACGACAACGATGGGGAAGAGGGCCAGGTGCGACCCCCACCAAAAAGAGCCTAGCCCAACCGCTCCCCATGGTCAGAGCGTCGACAACTCGTCGCCTCTCGATAGtctgagcgaggaggaggatgctGAGGCGCAGGACTCCGCCCACAGCTCCCTGGAGGCGGTCCCCTCCCTGGTCGCCATAGATTTCACGGTCGACCAGAAAGCGGGAGCCAGTAAGGGTGGTCCAGCAAAGAGGGGCGGCTTTAAGGACCTGTTGATTCAGTTGCGGGGTAACAGCAGCAAGATAGTGCGAGAAACAGATCACCATTGA